The region AGCTCTTCTCTAAATCCGAATGCTTTCTATAAAGGAGGGGGATTGTCATCAGGTAATCTATCTCAAGGTTATCCGGATCCGAGATTTAGCTATGATGGGGTTCAGTCACCGATTCCTTGGTTAGATATGTCAATGTCTTGTAATGGACAATCCGAACATGCTGCAAATGGTGGGTTTTCATATTCAAGCAACCTTTCATCTGGCAGGAATCAGAACCTTCATCCCTTCCCTCATGTCATGGTAAGTCCAAAGTCCAAATTGCTTTATTGTGTAGATTTTATGTCGTGCAAGTATATTGTCGGTTGACCCAACTGTTCTAATGATCTGAACATGCATGCAGAATTTGCACAATGTAAGACCATCATCGGGTGTAGGCCAAGGATATGGATACATGTACCCTAACAACATGGCCTACAGTCATTACAGAGGTGGTTCGGGTTTTGGATCATATGGCTATGGTGCTCGAAAGAAAGGACTAGGTTGGTATAATGTTGGCAGCAACAACAAGTATAGGTTCCAAGGTTATGGAAAAGAGAATATGGATGGTTTGAATGAGCTAAACAGAGGACCTAGAGTGAAAGGGTATAAGAACAAGGATGGTCTTGAAACAGCAACACTAGCCGTCAAGAATCAAAACCTTCCACCTATGGAGAATAGTAAGGACAATGGTGTTTCTCTTGTTCTAGATATGGAGCAGTATAATAAAGAAGATTTCCCCGGAAGTTATTCGGATGCAAAGTTTTTTGTCATTAAATCCTATAGTGAAGATGATGTGCACAAAAGCATCAAATACAATGTGTGGGCCAGTACACCTAACGGAAACAGGAAACTTGATGCAGCATTTTGTGAGGCCAAGGAGAAGCCTGATGGCTGCCCTATATTTCTGTTGTTCTCAGTGAGTATAATTAACATTACCAGCTTCTGTCTCGATTTACCGAGTATATGATTTGCTTGATTTTAACTAAGCCTTCATTTTTCCCAGGTTAATACCAGTGGACAATTTGTCGGATTAGCTGAGATGGTAGGTGCCGTTGATTTTAACAGAACTGTTGAATACTGGCAACAAGACAAGTGGACTGGTTGCTTCCCTGTGAAATGGCATATTGTTAAGGATGTCCCGAACACTTCACTGAGGCACATAACTCTTAAGAACAATGAGAATAAACCTGTAACTAATAGCAGGGATACCCAGGAGGTAATTTCTTCATCTCTCTTTGTATGTTTGTTTGAGTGGGTGCTTTTTTAGCTCTTTTTCCTGATTTTCATCCTTCTCTTTGTAAAACAATTGTGGCTATTGTAGGTTAATTTCGAGCAAGGGATGCAAATTCTTAAAATCTTCAAGGACCATTCCAGCAAGACATGCATCCTTGATGACTTTGAATTTTACGAGGCTCGTCAAAAGATGATCCAGGAGAGGAAGGCTAAGCATCAGCTGTTACAAAAACAAGTATGCCCGAATCTTGTTTCTTAACCCCCCCCAACTTATGAATGATGTTTCCTGAACTGGTTAAACATTCACAGGTTCTGAGTAGGGAACCTAAAGGAGAAAACCCAGCAATGGCAAAGGAGACATTGGAAAAACCTGTCGAGGCAGCCTTGACAGAACGAACGGTTGCATCAACAGCAGAAGCAGTAAATGCAACGAACGGAGACGCAAAACCCATTGAAGAGAAAGGATCAGTTGCTACAACTGAAGACAGCTCTCAATGAAACCAGGTTGTTTTCGATAGTCGGCTTTGGTAGAAATGGGATAGGATTGTACTTTTTGATTGGTTAATTCTAgttgctagatagtgtgatcaTATCATTTTTAGCTTATTTTGAGTCAATTTTATGAGGTGAGAGACTGGTAGGCaaaacacctttttttttttgaaagtgttCTATCATTTATGTACGAGGCTATGGGCAGAATGCCAGAAATGTGACTGCTCAATAGCCTCTTGAGCTtttttgttttaatcattttgatctgttttcccccttttttttttaatgagaaATGAGTTGAGGGAAAAGAATTTGCCCTGACCTGAGTGGAAAATTTTTGCTCCTACACCTTTTGCATTTTATcatttcctatatatatatattatcacgtttcttttgtttttttaatggtATTTGTGAGAAAacgtgtaatttttttattttaaaaatcaaataatcaaGATAAGTTTGGAGaatctaataatttctttttttgtaaGTAAGAAAccaataaatttaaatatgatttagAAGGTGAAATAATTGAATCTGATAAATTTATAATGTAAAAATTAATTGGCATCCTAAATTTATATTGGATactgtaaaattttcaaaataggaaGGAATTGAATTATGGAGAAAACATTAATggcaagtgacaagtgacaacgATCTGAAAATTGAAGGAAAGAGAAACAAGAAGGAAGTTAAGATTTCGAAGGGTAATGGTTTACTTGGAAAAAGGGAAGGTTTGAAGAAAACAATAGAAGGGAGAGGCTAATCCAAACTAGTGGCGTTTGTTCCCCCAGATTATAGTATGCAGCATCTACCTTGGGGTGTTTCTGGTTTGATTAACAAAGGATGAGGATTGATGGCGCGACATCGTTCACCTACCGATGAGACTTTCCGTTTTGATGCGAATTGGGTGCTAGAGGAAGACTGTGAAATAGACGTCCGACAACTTGGGGAGAGTAACGGGTGATGTCCTTTCCAAACTCGTTGAAGATTAGTAAGAGAAGGAAGGTCAAGAATTTAAAACTGACTTAATGGTTTGAGTGAGTTGTATCCTTCTTCTTAACATATTGCAAGAAGTTGCTAGGGCTAAGTTAGAATTAAGTCTAGAAGCTGATAAAGAACTATACTAGAGCAAAGAGTAAAGGAGAATTGGTTGAAGCAGTGTGATTGAAATGCGACTTTCTTTCACAATTTCACTTTGTATCAAAGGCGAGTCAATCGCATTGATGGGGTTGGAGGGTGAGGAAGGAACTTGTGTGACAAAAAGGGAGGATGTAGAGCACATAGCATGGAGATATTTTGCCACTTTGTTTGTTACGTAGGGTCGGAATGATTTGTCTCACATACTTTCTGAGGTGAAAAGATATATCATTAGCGAGATGAACGCTTTGTTGAGTTCAAATTATTGCATAGAGGAGGTTACTGATGCAGATAGAAGTATGCATCCAACCAAAGCTTAAGGTGGTAATGGTTTCTTTGCAGTTTTTTTATCAAAAGTTTTGGCTTATcgagaattattattttttgatgcTAATTATGAAACCTTTTTGGAGAATTTTAATCACACCAACATTCCTAAAATCTCATTACATGAGAAGAAATGGACATACCCTAGCTACGACTATTTTCTTTGTAATGATCCATTTTCAGTAaataggaatagtggttttgtaaccacaaatccgagctagaaaaaaaattattttaatattatagtatggtctatattatgataggaatgttacatgaaaattttgataataaaattttattgattatatggtaaaatttatttaaatggattaaataaaaaaatacattttcggGACTCCGTTCCGGTAAattggattcgtaaatatttattataaatattaacgaagttagttgtgtgtctaattatgttttgactaggtgaatttgatttaattagaagtaattaggaaaaagggattagattgaaataagtgtgaaagtttaattataaattaaagaaagtaaaaaggactaaataggtaaatatACCATTGCTATAAATTTAGGCGGTTTAACATTGAAATATCtaagatattttttaatttaaaatatatattatattatacttacttaattaataaatatattattttattacataatataatataatataatattattatatatatatataaaacaaaagaaataatagaaagaataaagaaacagaatcgaaacaggggagaaagaaagaaagaaaaagtaaagaagaaatttagggtttttaaggttcaatttcaaattggtaagtcaaattaagtcattttcttgaaatttttgagtttttatgattttagaacaaaatactattaggtatattttgaaattttgaaagttagtagaatttttttatgtagtttatattgaattagtggatgaattagagattgaattgaTGGAAATTCAAATTAGGATtgggaaaaggattaaattgtgaaataagttataagtttaatataatgagaactaaattgtaagaaattcgAAATTAGGGTTTATTAGTGAAAATTTGAGAGTTAAGTTAAGTTATAAttagaatttaagtaaaaataaggtatagattatgatagaaatagaaataattttagttatgaattaaattgaaatatgagCTAAGGTAAGAAATTATGTTatcatatatgtttatttttattgaataatataGGAAAGTCATTTGATTGTTTGTTttctaatatataaatgttatatgttttatatgaaattgaagagaaataaaagaaatgagaggacctaattgaagaaaaagaaaaagagaaggctaaggagtgaaggaagacatcatctcaacctttttgttgtaagtactacaagattatttttttaaattattttatttaaatgtctATATTATAGTATagaattatttagaaataaaataaaataaagtaaaataaaagattatggaactatgaaatttgtaaagaaaattatagATGGAAAATATAAGATGGTATAATGTTTGAACATTAAGTAAATGTTGTgacaaaagtatatatatgtgaaaatggtgtgataattgtgaattgtgaaatgtgcactaaattgtaatgatggagaaatgagaaatctttttcgaaattattctataaagtatttaaatgtatgaaattcagttttaatgcccaagtagatggaatttagaactactaggatattagtggcatgccattaaggaactttAGTGCGCTCTCGGATTATTAGCACGTTGGTGCTCTCTGATATTTAGTACTTcagtgctctctgtttagcacatATGTGCTCTTtgtatagcactttagtgctctctgttcattagtgcataataatgcacctctgtatttgttccgtatatTCGGTGTGCTCTATAAaatctactttgggctaagaTTATGATTTGTGGACAAAAGCGAATCATTAATGTGTTAAGGTAAGTTTTATGAAGTTTATATGCGTTTAATTTTAACGCATAGGTACAGTTTGACTCGAAGAGGTAAAGTTAGATTAGAAgatctctcatctcatcacatcctcaAGTGCTTCAAAAATAGGtaccatattttgaattaaaatggcatgtacataggcaGTCAGTTATGTTCCCATGTATTaggaactaaaatgtaaactctTGAACTTCTATCTATTTTGAGGTACTTGAaatattttggtatatatataaaatgaattaatgaaaCTATACGTATGTTTGCAAATATGGTTGGTAAGTTAAAATACTAtgtataaatgttttaattaaacaatatcTAGCCATAACCGTtctggcaccaaatgtaatagtctTATACCGGGTCTGTACGATTAGACCAGGTATAGtgttgttacatttattggtatcagagcctagatTTTCTAAACTCTTGGGTCAAGAATGAGTCTATCTGTACATGCGATTTTATGTattgatgtgatgagatgaggtttaattatttaattgtataatttGTGAATATTGTAGAAATTTAAAGATGTCAAATAGATCTCATGAAGAGTCAAAAAATGAAGTTGAGAGTAGGGCGCTAAACTTTGATAGGGAAAGAAATCAACAGAGAGCCCAAGCTCGAAGTGAATCGATAAACTTAGGGGATGATAGGGAGCCTGAATTAGAAGAAAGAACTCAAACCGAAATTGAGCCGATATCGCCTAGAGAAGAAATTCCAATTGCAGCTTTGTTACAAACAATGAATCAGTTATTGCAGCAAGTTTTAAGAACTAATAATGTTCCACCT is a window of Gossypium hirsutum isolate 1008001.06 chromosome D08, Gossypium_hirsutum_v2.1, whole genome shotgun sequence DNA encoding:
- the LOC107899138 gene encoding YTH domain-containing protein ECT3 isoform X2; the protein is MATSDQIANSMENLSLDSQVKTTKVPEPVKKDLYSDNGSYMYPQTYGYMPYGAYTMPLQEYYYPENPYYQPPMQTSQADAFQVEVPSAVYQASSPVETNKGNLSTVASGNSGSGSLKSTLKSSSLNPNAFYKGGGLSSGNLSQGYPDPRFSYDGVQSPIPWLDMSMSCNGQSEHAANGGFSYSSNLSSGRNQNLHPFPHVMNLHNVRPSSGVGQGYGYMYPNNMAYSHYRGGSGFGSYGYGARKKGLGWYNVGSNNKYRFQGYGKENMDGLNELNRGPRVKGYKNKDGLETATLAVKNQNLPPMENSKDNGVSLVLDMEQYNKEDFPGSYSDAKFFVIKSYSEDDVHKSIKYNVWASTPNGNRKLDAAFCEAKEKPDGCPIFLLFSVNTSGQFVGLAEMVGAVDFNRTVEYWQQDKWTGCFPVKWHIVKDVPNTSLRHITLKNNENKPVTNSRDTQEVNFEQGMQILKIFKDHSSKTCILDDFEFYEARQKMIQERKAKHQLLQKQVLSREPKGENPAMAKETLEKPVEAALTERTVASTAEAVNATNGDAKPIEEKGSVATTEDSSQ
- the LOC107899138 gene encoding YTH domain-containing protein ECT3 isoform X1, which produces MATSDRILANFTPLEIANSMENLSLDSQVKTTKVPEPVKKDLYSDNGSYMYPQTYGYMPYGAYTMPLQEYYYPENPYYQPPMQTSQADAFQVEVPSAVYQASSPVETNKGNLSTVASGNSGSGSLKSTLKSSSLNPNAFYKGGGLSSGNLSQGYPDPRFSYDGVQSPIPWLDMSMSCNGQSEHAANGGFSYSSNLSSGRNQNLHPFPHVMNLHNVRPSSGVGQGYGYMYPNNMAYSHYRGGSGFGSYGYGARKKGLGWYNVGSNNKYRFQGYGKENMDGLNELNRGPRVKGYKNKDGLETATLAVKNQNLPPMENSKDNGVSLVLDMEQYNKEDFPGSYSDAKFFVIKSYSEDDVHKSIKYNVWASTPNGNRKLDAAFCEAKEKPDGCPIFLLFSVNTSGQFVGLAEMVGAVDFNRTVEYWQQDKWTGCFPVKWHIVKDVPNTSLRHITLKNNENKPVTNSRDTQEVNFEQGMQILKIFKDHSSKTCILDDFEFYEARQKMIQERKAKHQLLQKQVLSREPKGENPAMAKETLEKPVEAALTERTVASTAEAVNATNGDAKPIEEKGSVATTEDSSQ